CTACGGCTTCGCCGGCCAGACTTTTCATGCCCCGGTGCTGTCGGCCGCGCCGGGTCTGGTTCTGGCGGCCGTCGCCAGTTCCCAGCCACAGAAGGTGCAGGCCGACTGGCCCGGGGTGTTGGTCGAGCCCGACGCAGCGGCGCTGCTCGCCCGGCCCGACATCGATCTGGTAGTGGTCGCGACGCCCAACGCCCAGCACCATCCGATCGCCAAGGCAGCGCTCGAAGCCGGCAAGCATGTGGTGGTCGACAAGCCCTTCACGCTCGATGCGGCGCAGGCGCGCGAGCTCGCGGCCCTGGCGCAGCAGTGCAATCGCGTGCTGTCGGTCTACCAGAACCGCCGCTTCGACGCCGACTACCGGACCCTGCGCGACGTGCTGGCCAGCGGACAGCTGGGGCGGCCCGTGTACTTCGAATCGCACTTCGACCGTTTTCGTCCCGAGGTGCGCGAGCGCTGGCGGGAGCAGGCGGTCCCGGGTGCGGGCCTCTGGGTCGACCTCGGCGCACATCTGCTCGACCAGGCCGTGCAACTCTTCGGCACGCCCGACACGCTCCAGCTCGACACCGCCGTGCTGCGCGACGGCGCCCAGGTCGAAGACCACTTTCATGCCCTGCTGCGCTACGAGGCCGGGCCGCATGCACCCCTGCGCGTCGTCCTGCATGCCACCACGCTGGCCGCCCATGCCGCGCCGCGCTACATCCTGCACGGCACACGCGGGAGCTATGTGAAGCATGGCGTCGATCCGCAGGAGGACGCACTGCGCGCCGGCGGCCGCCCGGGCGGCGACGACTGGGGCGTCGACCCCGTGCTTGGCGAACTGAAAGTGGTGGCGATCGAGAACTGGGTGCGCGAGGGCACCGTGCCGAACCGCCGAGGCAACTACGTCGACTACTACGCCGCGGTGCGCGACGCCATCCTCGGCGTCGGCCCCAACCCCGTGCCGCCGGAAGAGGCCGTGGCATTGATGGAGTTGCTCGACCTCGGCGCCCGCAGCGCCCGCGACGGCCGCGCACTCGCCCCATAAAAAAAGCCCGTCGGGAGACGGGCTTTCGTTGGTGGAACACCGCGGAACCGGCTCTGCCGGGCCGCTGGTGTTGCCCCCTCGAGGGGGAGCTGGCTACACGAAGTGAGCCAGTTCGGGGGTGGGTTAGCTTCAGCCGCCCCGGCGCATCATGTCGAAGAACTCGACATTGGTCTTCGTCGCCTTCATGTTCTTGAGCATCAGCTCCATCGACTCGATCTCGTCCATGTTGTACAT
The sequence above is drawn from the Variovorax sp. J2L1-78 genome and encodes:
- a CDS encoding oxidoreductase, translating into MASSASLRPGTPIRVGLVGYGFAGQTFHAPVLSAAPGLVLAAVASSQPQKVQADWPGVLVEPDAAALLARPDIDLVVVATPNAQHHPIAKAALEAGKHVVVDKPFTLDAAQARELAALAQQCNRVLSVYQNRRFDADYRTLRDVLASGQLGRPVYFESHFDRFRPEVRERWREQAVPGAGLWVDLGAHLLDQAVQLFGTPDTLQLDTAVLRDGAQVEDHFHALLRYEAGPHAPLRVVLHATTLAAHAAPRYILHGTRGSYVKHGVDPQEDALRAGGRPGGDDWGVDPVLGELKVVAIENWVREGTVPNRRGNYVDYYAAVRDAILGVGPNPVPPEEAVALMELLDLGARSARDGRALAP